The following proteins come from a genomic window of Paenibacillus spongiae:
- a CDS encoding ABC transporter permease: MKAIKIPRKQLALYIMLIPPVLVLFIYAYLPMLGVVMSFQRFEPSLGFFRSEWVGLENFRRLLYIPDVKGVVLNTLFIASMKIVVETVAAILVAILLNEIVSKVFRRSVQTIIYFPYFLSWVILGGIFRDMMSREGLINVLLGKLGFEPIVFLSKASLFPYLLVITETWQVTGFGTIVFLAAITTIDPTLYEAAVMDGASRFKQIIHITIPSIRTTIILMVTLSLGYILNAGFEQVLMLYSPLVYSTGDVIDTWVYRMGLQQSQYSLASAIGLFRSVVSLILISASYYFARKFSDHRIF, translated from the coding sequence ATGAAGGCCATAAAAATTCCGCGCAAACAGCTCGCGCTATATATCATGTTGATCCCGCCGGTCTTGGTTTTATTTATATATGCTTATCTTCCGATGCTGGGCGTCGTCATGTCCTTTCAGCGGTTTGAGCCGAGTCTTGGCTTCTTTCGATCGGAATGGGTAGGGCTTGAGAATTTCCGCAGACTGCTGTACATTCCCGACGTAAAGGGGGTCGTGTTGAATACACTGTTCATTGCCTCCATGAAAATCGTCGTCGAAACGGTTGCCGCTATTCTCGTGGCGATATTGTTGAATGAGATCGTCTCGAAGGTGTTCAGACGTTCGGTGCAGACGATTATTTATTTCCCGTACTTCCTGTCGTGGGTCATTCTAGGGGGCATTTTCCGGGATATGATGTCCAGGGAAGGTTTAATTAACGTGCTGCTCGGCAAGCTCGGGTTTGAACCGATCGTATTTCTTTCTAAGGCGTCGTTGTTCCCTTACTTGCTTGTCATTACTGAAACATGGCAGGTTACCGGCTTCGGAACGATCGTATTTCTTGCTGCTATTACGACGATCGATCCGACGCTATACGAAGCGGCCGTCATGGATGGCGCCAGCCGTTTCAAACAGATCATCCATATTACGATCCCAAGCATCAGAACGACGATTATCCTGATGGTGACATTGAGCCTGGGCTATATTCTTAACGCCGGTTTTGAGCAGGTGCTAATGTTATACAGTCCGCTCGTGTATTCGACAGGCGACGTCATCGATACCTGGGTATACCGGATGGGGCTTCAGCAGTCGCAATATTCGCTTGCATCGGCAATCGGTCTTTTTAGGTCGGTCGTCAGCCTGATTCTCATATCGGCTTCTTATTATTTTGCGCGTAAATTTTCCGATCATCGAATCTTTTAA
- a CDS encoding extracellular solute-binding protein codes for MNKKIFVKMITIAGCLSLMLTLAACSGGNSEPAPANNSNSSAEIAKLLDPNAEPAKDPYGKFDPPIDITVVHTSNEVANNLKNGDTIEKNIYTRTWLEKLGINMKFKWTSPGSQGEEKMNLMIASGDLPDFFYVSPAQFERLASTGQLEDLTEVVKNYSSKYTKKYLTGDYAGLLEGVTKNGKIYGIPNGQTYHDSGYMLWMRSDNVDKAGLTIPKTVDELDKILEAFKKNDYDGTGGEKYPIALADANIPSNYWGIGDAFFNMFHSYPNIWVMNSKGELEDGMFGPERREHTRKALLKLQEYFKKGYIHPDFATFDDTKYNELIVNNQSSIVFGGLWDAWWPLNLNIEKYPHAKWLPVAIPSADGELAKSSVTAATVLGISVARKGVANPEALPLMENLFHDLNNNPDTMQFGKYNTDPVDNAGIFLAYPMPIYNPSFNYEAYEAVSGAFKTGKSDELSEAYSLFYKQAKSYADSNDKAGFPSYLSYSDQGSLAVVDSYITRKAFQMNEYTAMPTQEMIDNAPIIKKAYDVMFLSVVTGGDISQYDDFLKQYDALYASAVYPGVNKWFEAKNKESIQKWFESK; via the coding sequence ATGAATAAGAAGATTTTCGTTAAGATGATTACTATTGCAGGATGTCTTTCGTTAATGCTTACATTGGCAGCTTGCAGCGGCGGCAATTCCGAACCAGCTCCAGCAAACAACTCCAATTCGTCTGCTGAAATAGCTAAGCTGCTGGATCCAAACGCGGAGCCTGCGAAAGATCCTTATGGCAAGTTCGATCCGCCGATTGATATCACGGTCGTCCATACCTCCAATGAAGTTGCCAACAATCTGAAAAACGGGGATACGATTGAAAAAAATATTTATACCCGCACATGGCTCGAGAAGCTGGGGATTAATATGAAGTTCAAATGGACATCGCCGGGTTCGCAGGGCGAGGAGAAAATGAATCTGATGATCGCAAGCGGCGATTTGCCCGATTTTTTCTATGTTTCCCCAGCGCAGTTCGAACGTCTTGCTTCCACCGGCCAGCTTGAGGATCTGACGGAAGTGGTGAAAAACTACAGCTCGAAGTATACCAAGAAATATCTGACCGGCGATTATGCAGGTCTGCTGGAGGGCGTGACGAAGAACGGCAAGATTTATGGCATTCCGAACGGTCAAACGTATCACGATTCCGGATACATGCTATGGATGCGTTCGGACAATGTGGACAAAGCGGGTCTGACCATCCCGAAAACCGTCGATGAGCTCGATAAAATTCTAGAAGCCTTCAAGAAGAACGACTACGACGGCACCGGAGGGGAGAAATACCCGATTGCCCTTGCGGATGCAAACATCCCTTCGAATTATTGGGGGATCGGGGACGCCTTCTTCAATATGTTTCACTCTTATCCTAATATTTGGGTCATGAACAGCAAGGGAGAGCTGGAAGACGGCATGTTCGGTCCCGAGCGCAGAGAGCATACACGCAAGGCGCTGCTCAAGCTCCAAGAGTATTTTAAGAAGGGATACATTCATCCGGATTTCGCTACGTTCGACGATACCAAGTACAATGAACTGATTGTGAACAACCAGTCCAGCATCGTGTTTGGCGGATTATGGGATGCATGGTGGCCGCTTAATCTGAATATTGAGAAGTATCCTCATGCGAAGTGGCTGCCAGTAGCGATCCCTTCAGCGGACGGAGAGTTGGCCAAATCATCCGTTACGGCTGCGACGGTGCTCGGCATCAGTGTCGCCCGGAAAGGCGTGGCAAATCCGGAAGCGCTTCCATTGATGGAGAATCTGTTTCATGATTTGAACAACAACCCGGACACGATGCAGTTCGGTAAATATAATACCGACCCGGTCGATAATGCAGGTATTTTCCTTGCCTATCCAATGCCGATCTACAATCCGTCGTTCAACTACGAAGCCTATGAGGCGGTTAGCGGTGCATTCAAAACCGGCAAGTCCGATGAGCTGTCCGAAGCTTACTCGCTGTTCTACAAGCAGGCCAAATCTTATGCCGATTCCAATGATAAGGCAGGCTTCCCGTCTTATCTGTCTTATTCGGATCAAGGAAGCTTGGCGGTTGTCGACAGCTACATCACGCGCAAAGCATTCCAAATGAACGAATATACGGCTATGCCGACGCAAGAGATGATCGATAATGCGCCAATTATTAAGAAAGCGTACGATGTCATGTTCCTGAGCGTCGTCACGGGGGGCGATATTAGCCAGTACGACGACTTCCTGAAGCAGTATGACGCGTTGTATGCTTCCGCCGTCTATCCGGGCGTTAATAAGTGGTTCGAAGCCAAGAACAAAGAGAGTATTCAAAAGTGGTTTGAGAGCAAATAA